A region of Mugil cephalus isolate CIBA_MC_2020 chromosome 3, CIBA_Mcephalus_1.1, whole genome shotgun sequence DNA encodes the following proteins:
- the LOC125005571 gene encoding forkhead box protein B1-like, producing the protein MPRPGRNTYSDQKPPYSYISLTAMAIQSCPEKMLPLSEIYKFIMDRFPYYRENTQRWQNSLRHNLSFNDCFIKIPRRPDQPGKGSFWALHPSCGDMFENGSFLRRRKRFKVGSMAASDPLAPSKPQDATHFLQHQQAKLRLSALHAAAHLPQIPAGYNLSPVSQPSGFKHPFAIENIIAREYKMPGGLAAFSAPGYPLHGQLTPAWPHMYGSGMMDTAAPLSMPPGDYSAYGMPLKSLCHGGQTLPAIPVPIKPTPASVPGLPGLPAHIPAFLANSPQSLSPTSPQTATGQSSPAGPGEALPSAASTSSAGLQSAVAVH; encoded by the coding sequence ATGCCTCGCCCGGGCAGGAACACATACAGCGACCAGAAGCCTCCGTACTCGTACATCTCCCTGACGGCCATGGCCATCCAGAGCTGCCCGGAGAAGATGCTCCCCCTCAGCGAGATCTACAAGTTCATCATGGACCGGTTCCCGTACTACCGGGAGAACACGCAGCGCTGGCAGAACTCCCTGCGCCACAACCTCTCCTTCAACGACTGCTTCATCAAGATCCCGCGCAGACCGGACCAGCCCGGGAAGGGCAGCTTCTGGGCTCTGCACCCCAGCTGCGGAGACATGTTCGAGAACGGGAGTTTCCTGCGGCGCAGGAAGCGCTTCAAGGTGGGCAGCATGGCGGCCTCGGACCCGCTGGCCCCCAGCAAGCCGCAGGACGCCACGCACTTCCTGCAGCATCAGCAGGCCAAGCTGCGGCTCAGCGCGCTGCACGCCGCCGCGCACCTCCCGCAGATCCCGGCCGGATACAACCTGAGCCCCGTGTCGCAGCCGTCCGGCTTCAAGCACCCGTTCGCCATCGAGAACATCATCGCCCGAGAGTACAAGATGCCGGGGGGGCTGGCGGCCTTTTCCGCCCCCGGATACCCGCTGCACGGCCAGCTGACCCCGGCCTGGCCGCACATGTACGGCTCCGGCATGATGGACACCGCGGCCCCCCTCTCCATGCCCCCCGGGGACTACTCGGCCTACGGCATGCCGCTCAAGTCGCTGTGTCACGGGGGACAGACTCTGCCCGCTATCCCGGTGCCCATCAAACCCACGCCCGCCTCGGTGCCCGGGCTCCCGGGGCTCCCCGCGCACATCCCGGCTTTCCTGGCGAACTCCCCCCAGTCTCTGAGCCCCACCTCCCCGCAGACCGCCACCGGCCAGAGCAGCCCGGCCGGGCCCGGGGAGGCGCTGCCCTCCGcggcctccacctcctccgcaGGGCTGCAGTCCGCGGTGGCGGTGCACTGA